In Nostoc sp. GT001, a genomic segment contains:
- a CDS encoding nuclear transport factor 2 family protein: MNTRKVIENYYEYLNSGFAQGDLSKWVGIFAEDFVMDEQLAGRQEGVQPMAILADKMLEGYKKWIMHLRKVLVEGDQAFVLWEVEATTSNGVDINTKGANYYRVKNDKVIYLSNYHDSVPFNTDVAFTSMRT, from the coding sequence ATGAACACTAGAAAAGTAATTGAGAACTACTACGAATATCTTAACAGTGGGTTTGCCCAAGGAGACCTAAGTAAATGGGTGGGGATATTCGCCGAAGACTTTGTGATGGACGAGCAGTTAGCAGGTCGCCAAGAAGGGGTTCAACCGATGGCAATCCTGGCAGACAAGATGCTAGAGGGCTACAAAAAATGGATTATGCATCTTCGGAAAGTGCTTGTTGAAGGAGACCAGGCTTTCGTCCTTTGGGAGGTTGAGGCAACTACTTCTAATGGTGTTGACATTAACACTAAAGGTGCTAACTACTACCGAGTTAAAAATGACAAAGTTATTTACTTGAGCAACTACCACGATTCTGTTCCATTCAATACCGATGTTGCTTTTACCTCAATGCGTACTTAA
- a CDS encoding SDR family NAD(P)-dependent oxidoreductase gives MQKQTLQTLEIVEAKKTSKLSGKLALVTGASRGIGKGIAEALAAAGANVVVNYRSREKEAIETCAVIREFGGRTLAIAADVSQASEVNRMLKSIEQEMGPVEILVNNAGGGYRVPLDTIQEQDLDKLIAMNLKSTFLVTQAILPSMRAARWGRIINVSSIAAFTGGAVGPHYAATKAGQLGLTHSYASLLAKEGITVNAIAPALIETDAVIENIKVNPEEVIPVGRFGTLEEVGQVAVLLANNGFITGQTININGGLYMS, from the coding sequence ATGCAAAAGCAAACTTTACAAACCTTAGAAATTGTTGAAGCTAAAAAGACCAGCAAACTGAGTGGCAAACTGGCTTTAGTCACCGGTGCAAGCCGTGGTATAGGAAAAGGAATTGCTGAAGCTCTTGCCGCAGCTGGTGCAAATGTTGTCGTGAACTATCGATCGCGGGAGAAAGAGGCAATAGAAACTTGCGCCGTGATTAGAGAATTTGGAGGTCGCACCTTAGCTATAGCTGCCGATGTCTCACAAGCCTCTGAAGTCAACCGTATGCTAAAAAGCATTGAGCAAGAAATGGGGCCTGTGGAAATCCTAGTGAACAATGCAGGCGGCGGCTATCGTGTACCACTCGATACTATCCAGGAGCAAGACTTGGATAAGTTAATTGCAATGAATCTCAAGTCTACATTCCTAGTTACGCAGGCCATACTGCCTAGTATGCGTGCCGCTCGATGGGGACGAATTATTAATGTGTCCTCAATAGCAGCATTCACTGGTGGAGCTGTTGGCCCGCATTATGCTGCAACTAAAGCAGGTCAGTTGGGACTGACTCATTCTTATGCTTCCCTTCTAGCGAAAGAAGGGATTACCGTTAATGCGATCGCGCCAGCGCTGATTGAAACTGATGCCGTAATTGAAAATATTAAAGTTAACCCTGAAGAGGTAATACCCGTGGGTCGTTTCGGTACTTTAGAAGAAGTTGGTCAGGTAGCGGTACTGCTTGCAAACAATGGTTTTATTACTGGCCAAACTATCAACATTAACGGCGGTTTGTACATGAGTTAA
- a CDS encoding nuclear transport factor 2 family protein, with translation MVQSPAETTTSRTQETLQLVKTWYAEFAKGNMQGVLDMVTDDIEWEVPGPTQVVPWCGKRQGRDQVAEYFALIDETVKVNFFQLQEIVAQDDKAMTLNHERASNRATNRVYDVPIVHFIVVRDGKIAKFNGFMETNSLVAAFLDRNV, from the coding sequence ATGGTTCAAAGTCCAGCAGAAACGACTACATCCAGAACGCAAGAAACTCTCCAGTTGGTTAAAACATGGTATGCAGAATTTGCCAAGGGCAATATGCAGGGTGTACTGGATATGGTAACAGATGATATTGAATGGGAAGTACCCGGACCCACACAAGTAGTACCCTGGTGTGGTAAGCGACAAGGGCGCGATCAAGTAGCTGAATATTTCGCTCTCATTGATGAGACAGTAAAGGTCAATTTTTTTCAGCTACAGGAAATTGTTGCTCAAGACGACAAAGCAATGACTCTCAACCATGAAAGAGCCTCTAATAGGGCTACTAATAGAGTTTATGATGTGCCAATTGTCCATTTTATTGTTGTCCGTGATGGCAAGATTGCTAAATTCAATGGCTTCATGGAAACAAATTCTCTAGTTGCTGCTTTTCTCGATCGTAATGTTTAA
- a CDS encoding nuclear transport factor 2 family protein, translating to MNTKEVVDKYFDAVNAGDWETWLTLFDDNVVMDEQLAGRIEGVESLRGGIDGLKKGYSSFQNRPLHIVVQGNEASVVWHIEAANASGVPIDARGSNYFQIKDGKIAYMANFHDTLPFGPFVNQKLN from the coding sequence ATGAATACGAAAGAAGTAGTTGACAAATACTTTGATGCTGTAAACGCTGGTGATTGGGAAACTTGGCTAACACTATTCGACGACAATGTTGTTATGGACGAACAACTTGCAGGTCGTATCGAAGGTGTCGAGTCCTTAAGAGGAGGAATTGATGGACTTAAAAAGGGCTACTCCAGTTTTCAAAATCGTCCTTTACATATAGTTGTTCAAGGTAACGAAGCCAGCGTTGTATGGCACATTGAGGCAGCTAATGCTAGCGGTGTACCAATAGATGCTAGAGGCTCAAATTATTTTCAGATAAAGGACGGCAAGATTGCTTACATGGCAAACTTCCACGATACACTGCCATTTGGCCCTTTTGTTAATCAAAAGTTGAATTGA
- a CDS encoding VOC family protein, whose product MASLTFSQVAFTCKDPIATEIFYAKNFGFKRARVAKLPDGGQIVFIKMSDYPFYFELFKAKEELPIAPPINDGPEYPSVRHLAFKVDNVDAKLAEMGDDAKITLGPFNFDEYIPGWRTVWVADPDGRIIEISQGFVDQDNPPPLEADLRLPAFTI is encoded by the coding sequence ATGGCTTCGCTAACTTTTTCTCAAGTGGCATTTACTTGCAAAGACCCGATCGCTACCGAAATCTTCTATGCTAAAAACTTTGGTTTTAAGCGGGCTAGGGTGGCAAAACTGCCAGATGGCGGTCAGATTGTCTTCATCAAGATGAGTGATTATCCATTCTACTTTGAGCTTTTTAAGGCTAAAGAGGAGCTTCCTATAGCCCCTCCGATTAATGATGGACCTGAGTACCCCTCAGTGCGTCACCTTGCTTTTAAAGTCGATAATGTGGATGCTAAACTAGCTGAAATGGGCGACGATGCTAAGATTACTTTAGGACCTTTTAACTTTGATGAATATATCCCTGGATGGCGCACTGTTTGGGTAGCAGATCCAGACGGTAGAATTATTGAGATAAGTCAAGGATTTGTTGACCAAGATAATCCTCCTCCATTGGAGGCAGATTTGCGCCTGCCAGCTTTCACAATCTAA
- a CDS encoding cupin domain-containing protein — protein MFNLKKFLIVILIAAFSFVSFNVSLKAAQGTEQSNSSHTEYSPFITVASNTPTPTYSLFDSQFKFLAEGKDTADGYSAYQVTIEKHNGGLPIAFHYRDVTALLVLDGQLGLKVNGDVVNAPPGTFAYIPAKSRYAITNSGTEPAKFLLYSFNEGSSKSPTPLEKLIKTAGVPVDNFSGWSSPVGNRRLIEKIALKNGIDFRAPFYAFNFYGFFNRFNFRAPFYAFNKNKANHNYLVVLPDARDRPVYDSIGGRYTYLATDEETNGKFTFASVVNPAGNAIVPHRHNNEDELYSILSGGDFSILMNDKITTATPGTFALLGRGHQHAWITTGTTETRLICLFTPAFFGNFFKDVGTPVTDLNAPIAPSASPEKIASIAINKYHIEFVNQPNWPPQVN, from the coding sequence ATGTTTAATCTGAAAAAATTCCTGATAGTTATCTTGATAGCGGCGTTTTCTTTTGTTTCATTCAATGTAAGCTTGAAAGCCGCCCAAGGAACTGAACAAAGCAATAGTTCTCATACAGAATATTCGCCTTTTATCACTGTTGCATCAAACACACCTACTCCAACTTACTCCTTATTTGACAGTCAGTTTAAGTTTTTAGCAGAAGGAAAAGATACAGCAGACGGGTACTCAGCATACCAGGTTACAATTGAAAAACACAATGGTGGGCTTCCAATAGCATTCCACTACCGCGACGTTACAGCGCTTCTGGTCTTAGACGGACAATTGGGACTAAAAGTGAATGGTGATGTCGTGAATGCGCCCCCTGGAACTTTTGCCTATATTCCTGCCAAGTCACGATATGCAATTACAAATAGTGGGACGGAACCTGCTAAATTCCTGTTATATAGTTTTAATGAAGGGTCTTCTAAGTCACCAACACCTCTGGAAAAATTGATAAAAACAGCGGGTGTGCCAGTAGACAACTTCTCTGGATGGTCTTCGCCAGTGGGTAATCGGCGTTTAATTGAAAAGATCGCTCTCAAAAACGGAATAGATTTTCGCGCACCCTTTTATGCTTTTAATTTCTACGGATTTTTTAACCGTTTTAATTTTCGCGCACCTTTTTATGCTTTTAATAAAAACAAAGCGAATCACAATTACCTAGTGGTACTACCAGATGCACGCGATCGCCCAGTGTACGATTCGATAGGCGGCAGATATACATATTTAGCAACTGATGAAGAGACTAATGGGAAGTTTACATTCGCCAGTGTGGTAAATCCAGCAGGGAATGCTATTGTACCGCACCGTCACAATAATGAAGATGAGTTGTACTCTATCTTAAGTGGTGGAGATTTTTCAATCCTGATGAATGACAAAATTACGACTGCAACTCCTGGAACCTTTGCTTTGCTTGGCAGAGGGCATCAGCACGCATGGATAACCACTGGAACGACAGAAACACGGTTGATATGTTTGTTTACTCCTGCATTTTTTGGGAATTTCTTCAAGGATGTAGGTACTCCAGTAACTGACCTAAATGCACCGATTGCACCATCTGCTTCCCCAGAAAAAATCGCGTCAATCGCTATTAACAAATACCACATAGAATTTGTGAACCAGCCTAACTGGCCTCCTCAGGTCAACTGA
- a CDS encoding cupin domain-containing protein, translated as MFNLKKFLIVILIVAFSFVSFNISLKAAQGTERIRNYYSPEPQNFVTVTPDQPTPTYTLANTSTFKFLIQGEDTGGQYSVNLVTLSRQGDGLPLAVHHNDSDVLVVLDGELRLDLDGKSVSAPSGTFAYLPPKLPHAIRNSGTQPAKFLLYNFPEKPSRSLATPLERFIKAAGMPVANLYTPSFPFYNWAFPNWAFPNWARKMYVIGMQNGIEFIAPFNKQYKPDRKYIIVPPDAHDRPVYDALGGRYTLLATGEETGGNFGFVSFENPPGAATPPHKHPFEDEGYFHVSGGAFTVQMKQETMTVTPGSWAFLPRKHTHGFITSGETPAYLVTVITPAKFLEFFKDVGVEVKDRSAPIAPPIDLQKIITIATQKYGLEFVPPIPIPSP; from the coding sequence ATGTTTAATCTGAAAAAATTTCTAATAGTTATCTTGATAGTGGCGTTTTCTTTTGTTTCATTTAACATAAGCTTGAAAGCCGCCCAAGGAACTGAACGAATCCGGAATTATTATAGCCCGGAACCTCAAAATTTCGTAACCGTTACACCGGACCAACCAACTCCAACTTACACTTTAGCGAACACTTCAACATTTAAGTTTCTAATACAAGGAGAAGATACAGGCGGACAGTATTCAGTAAATTTAGTTACACTTTCACGACAGGGTGACGGGTTGCCATTAGCAGTTCACCACAATGATAGTGATGTGCTTGTAGTGCTAGATGGAGAGTTAAGACTAGATTTAGATGGAAAGAGCGTGAGTGCGCCCTCCGGAACCTTCGCTTACCTCCCTCCCAAATTACCACACGCAATTAGAAATAGTGGTACTCAACCAGCTAAATTCCTTTTATACAATTTTCCTGAAAAGCCCTCCCGGTCTTTGGCAACACCTTTGGAAAGGTTTATAAAAGCAGCTGGTATGCCAGTGGCTAACTTATATACTCCGTCTTTTCCATTTTACAATTGGGCATTTCCTAATTGGGCATTTCCTAATTGGGCAAGAAAAATGTATGTGATCGGTATGCAAAATGGAATAGAATTTATAGCACCTTTTAATAAACAATACAAACCAGATCGCAAGTATATAATAGTGCCACCAGATGCACACGATCGTCCAGTATATGATGCGTTGGGTGGCCGATATACACTTTTAGCAACTGGTGAAGAGACTGGCGGGAATTTTGGATTTGTTAGTTTTGAAAATCCACCGGGAGCTGCAACTCCACCGCATAAACACCCCTTTGAAGATGAGGGTTACTTTCATGTGAGTGGAGGGGCTTTTACAGTCCAGATGAAGCAAGAAACTATGACTGTAACTCCTGGTTCTTGGGCTTTCCTTCCAAGAAAACACACACATGGATTTATAACCTCTGGAGAAACGCCAGCATATTTGGTTACTGTAATTACTCCTGCAAAATTTTTGGAATTCTTCAAGGATGTAGGCGTGGAAGTGAAAGATCGTTCTGCACCAATTGCTCCTCCCATAGACTTGCAAAAAATCATAACAATTGCTACGCAAAAATATGGATTAGAGTTTGTGCCTCCCATACCTATACCTAGTCCATGA
- a CDS encoding cupin domain-containing protein, giving the protein MKKLSTFTVVTTLFVACLSLKPASASTLGITSSETGLEDFIFVAPEDTQPTYSLAGIEFEFLTSGVDSKGKYSAYLATFPQGGTLPLAIHSNDSEAVTVLDGQLTLNLEGQTVNAPSGSFFYLPAKRPRAIINNQTTPARALVYNFFEERPSNSFVTPVENLIKQAGVQLDNSSGSSPDANDLATIVAIALNNGIQFIPTEEPGVSSGTPIGSISVPEPSSDSSLLVVATYLTTGWVLKRKQQKR; this is encoded by the coding sequence ATGAAAAAATTATCAACGTTTACCGTTGTTACAACGCTTTTTGTTGCTTGTTTGAGCCTAAAGCCTGCATCCGCAAGTACGTTGGGCATTACATCTTCTGAGACAGGTTTGGAGGATTTCATATTCGTTGCACCAGAAGACACACAACCAACTTACTCTTTGGCGGGAATTGAGTTTGAGTTTTTAACATCTGGAGTTGATAGTAAAGGAAAATACTCAGCATACCTGGCTACGTTCCCACAGGGTGGTACGCTTCCATTGGCAATCCACAGCAATGATAGTGAAGCGGTCACGGTTCTGGACGGGCAGTTAACACTAAATTTGGAAGGGCAAACTGTGAATGCGCCGTCCGGAAGTTTCTTTTACCTTCCTGCCAAGCGCCCCCGTGCAATCATAAATAATCAAACAACGCCAGCAAGAGCCTTAGTGTACAATTTTTTCGAGGAAAGACCTTCAAATTCTTTTGTAACACCTGTGGAAAACTTGATTAAGCAAGCAGGTGTGCAACTTGACAATTCTTCTGGTTCGTCTCCAGATGCCAATGACCTAGCAACAATCGTAGCGATCGCTCTTAACAATGGAATACAATTTATTCCCACTGAGGAACCTGGGGTTTCATCGGGTACACCTATCGGCTCCATCTCTGTCCCTGAACCCTCTAGTGATTCTTCTCTGTTGGTAGTTGCGACTTATTTAACTACTGGATGGGTTTTGAAACGGAAACAGCAAAAGCGTTAG
- a CDS encoding iron uptake porin codes for MKSRFPFKQIIFFTLISGNFSWIATGFSSVLAAPEVNKSSNATTLIPGKLDTTELTTTSAANSQIGDYDLNLDRSIQSKQQGNIHALMTQITDVSELSDVQPSDWAYTALQSLIERYGGIAGYSDNTFRGNQALTRYEFAASLNAVLDRIKEFIPAGTSDKVTTEDLETLRRLQEEFTAELTTLRGRVDTLETHIAELEANEFSTTTKLNGLVSFNIVGATTNGSVKRETGRRVGGIPEVELVNSKPNITFSYQTVLGLNTSFTGKDSLVLQLAAGNSRTPVTTEYGSGGISTLGLPLGDFLAGTQLDSLTVFDLYYSFPITESFQVTVGPRINWLTLFDINRFTNPYAGGAGSFNAVNSPTLITTVRGAGAVVSWKLSDQLTLSSGYLAESNEFLPTNAASDPTRGLFGSNRTNSLTAMLTYSPTRNANIRFTYVKGNQGTNQIGQIFERPIIGLADDGRGGPLRGGSSNAFSVSADWLLNQKFGVFGRYSYSRIDLEPATPGVSNGNVNAQSYQIGLAFPDLGSEGAIGVLSYTVPYSVTEGREYLVSTGGDGGNQYELEATYFLPLSNNIAINPSAYAIWNPNNFSDNPTIYVGYLRMQFIF; via the coding sequence GTGAAATCACGTTTCCCTTTTAAGCAGATAATATTTTTCACCTTGATTTCTGGTAATTTTAGTTGGATTGCAACAGGTTTTTCCTCTGTTTTAGCAGCACCAGAAGTAAATAAATCATCAAACGCTACAACTCTAATTCCAGGCAAACTAGATACCACAGAACTAACAACAACATCAGCAGCAAATTCTCAAATTGGTGATTATGATTTGAATCTGGATCGTTCAATTCAATCCAAACAGCAAGGAAATATTCATGCTCTAATGACTCAGATAACTGATGTCTCTGAACTATCTGATGTACAACCCAGTGATTGGGCATACACTGCCCTACAGTCTTTGATTGAACGTTACGGCGGAATCGCTGGATATTCAGATAACACGTTTAGAGGTAATCAGGCGCTAACACGCTATGAATTTGCTGCAAGTTTAAATGCAGTGCTTGATCGGATTAAGGAATTTATTCCTGCTGGTACATCTGACAAAGTTACAACAGAAGATTTAGAAACTCTGCGAAGACTGCAAGAGGAGTTTACTGCTGAATTAACTACACTACGGGGTCGAGTTGATACTTTAGAAACTCATATTGCTGAACTAGAGGCCAATGAATTCTCCACAACAACTAAACTGAATGGTTTGGTTTCGTTTAATATTGTTGGAGCCACCACCAATGGTTCTGTGAAAAGAGAAACTGGGCGTCGTGTGGGTGGCATACCTGAAGTAGAACTTGTTAACAGTAAACCTAATATCACTTTCAGTTATCAAACAGTTCTGGGACTTAACACATCTTTTACTGGTAAAGACTCTCTAGTACTGCAACTTGCTGCTGGTAATTCTAGAACCCCTGTCACTACCGAGTACGGCTCTGGTGGAATTAGTACTTTGGGATTGCCTTTAGGAGATTTTCTTGCTGGTACCCAACTTGATAGCTTAACAGTCTTTGATTTATACTACTCCTTTCCGATTACAGAATCATTTCAGGTAACAGTTGGTCCACGCATCAATTGGCTAACCCTTTTCGACATTAATAGATTTACCAACCCTTACGCAGGGGGAGCAGGAAGCTTCAACGCTGTAAATAGTCCCACACTGATTACTACTGTACGGGGTGCAGGTGCAGTCGTGTCATGGAAATTAAGTGACCAACTTACATTATCTTCTGGATATTTAGCGGAGAGTAACGAGTTTTTACCTACTAATGCTGCATCTGACCCCACTAGGGGGTTGTTTGGGTCTAACCGCACTAACTCGCTGACGGCTATGTTGACTTACTCTCCAACCCGGAATGCCAACATCAGGTTTACCTATGTCAAGGGCAATCAAGGAACTAACCAAATAGGACAAATTTTTGAAAGACCTATTATAGGATTAGCTGATGACGGGCGTGGTGGTCCCCTCAGAGGAGGGAGTTCTAACGCCTTTAGTGTAAGTGCAGACTGGTTGTTAAATCAAAAATTTGGGGTCTTTGGACGCTATTCTTACTCTAGGATCGATTTAGAACCAGCAACTCCAGGTGTGTCTAATGGTAATGTGAATGCTCAATCCTATCAAATAGGACTTGCTTTCCCAGACCTGGGTAGTGAAGGAGCAATAGGCGTCCTTTCTTATACAGTTCCCTATTCTGTTACTGAAGGTCGAGAATACCTTGTTTCTACTGGTGGCGATGGTGGAAACCAATATGAGTTAGAAGCCACCTATTTCTTGCCCCTCTCCAACAATATCGCAATTAACCCATCTGCTTATGCAATCTGGAACCCAAATAATTTTTCTGATAATCCGACTATCTACGTGGGTTACTTACGAATGCAATTTATTTTTTAA
- a CDS encoding EthD domain-containing protein produces the protein MIHRMIFVPPKPGITEEEFQRHWKENHVPLAIKMPHLKPYLISFKIPFLEDQGNDLFSGGVSESWFENENAMLEAIQSKEYIQGARPDEPNFVAFWQIFVLDTEDYVLKEKDALKQESSLVKMFILLKRKPGMSLAEFRQYWLETHSSLVLNLPGIRRYVQCHVQDYFYVIGESSFDGVEQIWFDDTQAIEKMMKSPEYQDKVMPDMENFVEPKYIFRFVTNEYWAAGEPVY, from the coding sequence ATGATTCATCGAATGATTTTTGTTCCTCCTAAGCCAGGAATAACCGAAGAAGAATTTCAACGTCACTGGAAGGAAAATCATGTACCTCTAGCAATAAAAATGCCTCACCTAAAGCCTTACCTTATCTCTTTTAAAATTCCCTTTTTAGAAGACCAAGGAAATGATCTTTTTAGTGGTGGAGTAAGTGAAAGTTGGTTTGAAAATGAGAATGCAATGCTAGAGGCAATTCAGTCTAAAGAGTATATACAAGGAGCTAGACCCGATGAACCTAACTTTGTTGCATTCTGGCAAATATTCGTTTTGGATACAGAAGATTATGTCCTGAAGGAAAAAGACGCACTCAAACAAGAATCTAGCTTAGTCAAAATGTTTATTCTACTGAAGCGTAAACCTGGTATGTCATTGGCTGAATTTCGCCAATATTGGCTGGAAACTCATAGCTCCCTTGTACTGAATCTACCTGGTATACGACGTTATGTTCAATGCCATGTACAAGATTATTTTTATGTAATTGGTGAATCTAGTTTTGACGGTGTTGAGCAAATTTGGTTTGACGACACGCAGGCAATTGAAAAAATGATGAAGTCGCCAGAGTATCAAGATAAAGTTATGCCAGATATGGAAAACTTTGTTGAACCTAAATATATTTTTCGCTTTGTTACTAATGAGTACTGGGCTGCTGGAGAGCCAGTCTACTAA